AAAGGTTTCGGCAAGCGCACCGAGATGGACGAGTACCGCCTCACCCGTCGGGGCGGCAAAGGGATCATCACCATGAAGACCACCGACCGGACGGGCTTGGTCGTCGGCGTGCGCATGGTGACCGATGACGACGACATCATGCTGGTCACCGACGGCGGCAAGGTCATCCGCACGCCGGTGAAGGGCATCTCCGTCATCGGCCGCAACACCCAAGGCGTGCACCTCATCGACCTGGCCGAGGGGGAAAAGGTGGTGAGCATCGCCCGCTTGGCCGAGAAGGAAGAGGATGAAGAGCCGGGTGGCGAGGGCGGTGCTCAAGGCTGAACGAACCACACCTGACCGCCGCGGCTGTGCCGCGCATAAGCCGGCAAGCGAATCGACGCCACCCGCGTGCTGCCCCGGAGGAGTTTTCGGCCACAAAATGGCAACCCAGCGGTTCTCGCCAAGGGAGTTTTTGAGGGCGCGGCGCCCAATCACCCGGCCGGGCGGGTGGTGACAAGAGATGGCAGACCGTCGTGCTCATTACCGGATCTTCGTTGCGTCGCCGCGTGATGTTGCGGAAGAACGTGAGAGTGCGCGCAAGGTCATCACTGCCCTTGGCAAGGACCTTGTGGAGGTCGGAGAGTTCACCGTCGAGGCGTGCGGTTGGGAGGATGTGCGGCCGGGGCTGGCGCCCGCGCCGGGTCGGACGCAGGCACTAATCAACCCCCTCGTCGACGATGCAGATCTGTTGATCGGCATCCTTTGGAAGCGCTTTGGAACGAGCACTGGAGTCGCTGAGTCTGGGACGCGCGAGGAGTTCGACAAGATTCATCAGCGCTGGCAGCGGCACGAGCCGGTCGACGTCATGATGTACTTCCGTGACGTCCCCCCAGACATGCTCGATGACCCCGGCCCGCAGCTCACAGCGGTGCTGGCGTTTCGAAAGGAGTTTGAACAGCTCGGTCTCTACCACACCTATTCGAAACCTGAGGAGTTTGCCGACAAGCTGCGCTCGCACCTGACAAGGTGGCTCACCACGCGACCGGGCGGTGCGTCGGCCAAGCGGGCCGCACGGACGGCTGCGCGCCAGGCGCGGCGGGACTCGGAACGCGCCGCGTTGACCGATCGCTTCGTCAACTCGCAGGTGGCAGAGCACGCCTACTTGCCGATGACGGGGTTCGAGACGCGCGT
This DNA window, taken from Candidatus Binatia bacterium, encodes the following:
- a CDS encoding DUF4062 domain-containing protein, encoding MADRRAHYRIFVASPRDVAEERESARKVITALGKDLVEVGEFTVEACGWEDVRPGLAPAPGRTQALINPLVDDADLLIGILWKRFGTSTGVAESGTREEFDKIHQRWQRHEPVDVMMYFRDVPPDMLDDPGPQLTAVLAFRKEFEQLGLYHTYSKPEEFADKLRSHLTRWLTTRPGGASAKRAARTAARQARRDSERAALTDRFVNSQVAEHAYLPMTGFETRVRIPVELERVLVPLRARVAAAETKRSRSKEEPPDCAGDEGGVIDFDQAWQRARSRNIHTLVVLGQPGSGKTTLLKQLLLRCAGHPEQLGLLPATVPLLLPLRQVHPRESLAKTVRRVLRT